A region from the Desulfomarina profundi genome encodes:
- a CDS encoding DEAD/DEAH box helicase: protein MRIGGRAAKKKQKGEPVRFAELADGDIVVHRDHGLGIYRGLSTVELFSVINDFMLIEYRDGDKLYLPVDRLNLISKYEGLSDKQPKIDKLGSQSWKTTKSKIKEEVWKVAQELLDIYALREIRKGRQFSPPGHLFQELEESFPFEETPGQQKAIDDVLDDLTSENPMDRLVCGDVGYGKTEVAIRAAFKVVEDGFQAAVLVPTTVLAEQHVKTFRERLKGFPVTVECINRFRTPAEQRRILKELAQGELNIIIGTHRLLSKDVIFHNLGLLVIDEEHRFGVAHKEKVKKMRAEVDILTLTATPIPRTLQMSLLNIRDLSVISSPRNTDVP, encoded by the coding sequence ATGCGGATTGGTGGCAGGGCTGCAAAGAAAAAACAGAAAGGTGAACCTGTACGTTTTGCCGAGCTGGCAGACGGGGACATAGTTGTTCATCGTGACCACGGGCTCGGCATCTACCGCGGTCTCTCCACAGTGGAGTTGTTTTCTGTTATTAATGATTTCATGCTCATCGAATATCGTGACGGAGATAAACTCTACCTGCCGGTTGACAGGCTGAACCTGATCAGTAAATACGAAGGACTCTCTGACAAGCAACCAAAAATCGATAAACTTGGAAGCCAGAGCTGGAAAACAACCAAATCCAAAATCAAGGAAGAGGTCTGGAAAGTTGCCCAGGAACTCCTGGATATCTATGCCCTGAGAGAAATCCGCAAAGGCCGGCAGTTTTCCCCACCCGGTCACCTCTTTCAGGAGCTGGAAGAATCTTTCCCCTTTGAAGAGACACCGGGACAGCAGAAGGCCATTGATGATGTCCTGGATGATCTGACGAGTGAAAACCCCATGGACCGTCTCGTTTGCGGGGATGTTGGATACGGCAAAACAGAGGTGGCAATCCGTGCTGCTTTCAAGGTTGTGGAAGACGGGTTCCAGGCTGCTGTCCTTGTTCCGACAACAGTTCTGGCGGAGCAGCATGTCAAAACCTTCAGGGAGCGCCTCAAAGGTTTTCCTGTTACAGTGGAATGCATCAACCGTTTCCGCACTCCGGCAGAGCAACGCAGGATCCTGAAGGAGCTGGCCCAGGGTGAACTCAACATCATCATCGGCACACACCGCCTGCTGTCAAAGGATGTTATCTTCCATAATCTGGGTCTGCTGGTCATTGATGAAGAGCACCGTTTCGGAGTTGCCCATAAAGAAAAGGTCAAAAAAATGCGGGCTGAGGTTGACATCCTCACCCTGACAGCGACTCCCATTCCGAGAACTCTGCAGATGTCGCTTCTCAATATACGTGACCTCTCTGTAATCTCAAGCCCCCGGAACACCGACGTCCCGTAA